In a single window of the Drosophila miranda strain MSH22 chromosome XL, D.miranda_PacBio2.1, whole genome shotgun sequence genome:
- the LOC108152176 gene encoding small nuclear ribonucleoprotein-associated protein B, translated as MHFNCHYLISLLLMLLCGSLVSAYPQGGPCGPPPSGTPPSGPPPSGRPPGGPGGRCGPPPSTTASSG; from the exons ATGCATTTCAACTGTCATTACCTTATCagcctgctgctgatgctgctgtgCGGTTCGTTAGTG AGTGCTTATCCCCAGGGTGGTCCCTGCGGACCGCCACCCAGTGGCACGCCGCCATCTGGACCCCCGCCATCGGGACGCCCGCCAGGTGGACCGGGCGGACGCTGTGGACCCCCGCCCTCGACAACCGCTTCATCGGGATGA